A stretch of Myxococcus hansupus DNA encodes these proteins:
- a CDS encoding ABC transporter permease subunit, with translation MSPVLGIAGYVLREAMSRKFILAFIVGITLVLTVVALSLRIEVVDGALAASRLFGEELRTSIRSVDVALRPVYQASAFLVFYGGILFGIVACSDFAPSLMSPGRIEHLLALPVQRWHLLAGTFLGVMTLALGGTLYGTTGLVLIFGVKAGYWTAGPLIAGLLACVGFAAVYAVMLTTATLVRSAALCAAAGFVFLVGGIIAGYRQQMAPFFEEGLGRDAFRAVTMVLPRLSSLAMAGGNIAASTPLEVHSLSLLLLGVFVFGLGALAVGFWRFEGKDY, from the coding sequence GTGAGTCCGGTGCTGGGAATCGCGGGGTACGTGTTGCGCGAGGCGATGTCGCGCAAGTTCATTCTGGCCTTCATCGTGGGCATCACGCTGGTCCTGACCGTGGTGGCGCTCAGCCTGCGCATCGAAGTCGTGGACGGCGCCCTGGCCGCGTCGCGGCTGTTCGGCGAGGAGCTGCGCACGAGCATCCGCTCCGTCGACGTGGCGCTGCGCCCCGTCTACCAGGCGTCGGCCTTCCTGGTGTTCTACGGCGGCATCCTGTTTGGCATTGTCGCGTGTTCGGACTTCGCGCCCTCGCTGATGTCGCCGGGGCGCATCGAGCACCTGCTCGCCCTGCCCGTGCAGCGCTGGCACCTGCTGGCGGGGACGTTCCTGGGCGTGATGACCCTGGCCCTGGGCGGGACGCTGTATGGGACAACGGGGCTGGTGCTCATCTTCGGCGTGAAAGCGGGGTACTGGACGGCGGGGCCGCTCATCGCCGGGCTGCTGGCATGTGTGGGTTTCGCGGCGGTGTACGCGGTGATGCTGACCACGGCGACGCTGGTGCGCAGCGCGGCGCTGTGCGCGGCGGCCGGCTTCGTGTTCCTGGTGGGGGGCATCATCGCGGGCTACCGGCAGCAGATGGCGCCCTTCTTCGAGGAGGGCCTCGGACGCGATGCATTCCGGGCGGTGACGATGGTGCTGCCGCGGCTGTCGTCCCTCGCCATGGCGGGAGGGAACATCGCGGCGTCCACGCCCCTGGAGGTTCACTCCCTGAGCCTGCTCCTGCTCGGTGTATTCGTATTCGGCCTGGGGGCCCTGGCGGTGGGCTTCTGGCGCTTTGAAGGAAAGGATTACTGA
- a CDS encoding aspartyl protease family protein translates to MKFLTLPLLALVLVFVPLEARGDALQSLLARHLAWRGGDAFLGLESVHARGSTVAAGLQGPVETWSHRDGRARSDADYGVMRQSMAITADGGWKLNASGQVEDASDTDARDVRHRVALDFGTALRGGAGAKAVLQADEARDGRTWKVVRVTFGDEDLYDLFLQDADGALHGMRIRENNVTRFLRLGDWRQVKGVRMPFLEEEFSDGPEADAQTVLETLEVNAPLPPSVFERPQEVRKARFTNGRRSSGFIPFEFFNENRVFIPAEVNGRETQVLLDSGAEMTVLDAAYARELGVKTEGQVNAVGSGGRAQAQLAGGVDISVGDLRLTGLTVAVIDLSEVARLMGHPLPVILGKEAFNALVVDVDFPNRRVAFHEAASFKAPPKAVRLPLVESAGGQRAVHLSIEGRPAIPVLFDVGNGGALSLFPAYWQKAGLLEGRRSSKTLSGAVGGLLECDVATLKHIEFAGITLKNVPTVFDDAGKSIATSDRLLGNLGLGVLARFRMITDYAADTLMLVPDTRALRQPFPKDRSGIIALPTDGKLVVKLVAPGSPAAATGWKEGEEIIAVDGKPLGPDSAGTALSRWRYRAHGQTVVLTLKDGSKRRLTLRDYY, encoded by the coding sequence GTGAAGTTCCTCACCCTGCCCTTGCTGGCGCTGGTCCTCGTGTTCGTCCCGCTCGAAGCCAGGGGGGACGCGCTGCAATCGCTGCTCGCGCGGCACCTTGCCTGGCGCGGCGGGGACGCCTTCCTCGGACTGGAAAGCGTCCATGCTCGCGGCAGCACCGTGGCAGCCGGGCTCCAGGGGCCGGTGGAGACGTGGAGCCACCGGGACGGACGCGCCCGGAGCGATGCGGACTACGGCGTGATGCGCCAGTCGATGGCCATCACCGCCGACGGTGGCTGGAAGCTGAACGCGAGCGGACAAGTGGAGGACGCCTCGGACACCGACGCGCGCGATGTGCGCCACCGCGTGGCGCTCGACTTCGGGACGGCGCTGCGAGGCGGCGCGGGCGCGAAAGCCGTGCTGCAGGCCGACGAGGCGCGCGACGGGCGCACCTGGAAGGTCGTGCGGGTCACCTTCGGCGATGAGGACCTCTACGACCTGTTCCTCCAGGACGCCGACGGCGCCCTGCACGGCATGCGCATTCGCGAGAACAACGTCACGCGCTTCCTTCGACTGGGGGATTGGCGGCAGGTGAAGGGCGTGCGCATGCCCTTCTTGGAGGAGGAGTTCTCCGACGGCCCGGAGGCGGACGCCCAAACGGTACTGGAGACGCTGGAGGTGAATGCCCCGCTTCCGCCGTCGGTCTTCGAACGGCCCCAGGAGGTCCGCAAGGCGCGCTTCACGAACGGACGACGCAGCAGCGGCTTCATCCCCTTCGAGTTCTTCAACGAGAACCGCGTCTTCATTCCGGCAGAGGTGAACGGTCGAGAGACGCAGGTGCTGTTGGACAGCGGCGCCGAGATGACCGTGCTCGACGCGGCCTACGCGCGCGAGCTGGGGGTGAAGACCGAGGGGCAGGTCAATGCGGTCGGCAGTGGCGGACGGGCGCAGGCGCAGCTCGCGGGCGGCGTGGACATCTCCGTGGGGGACCTGCGCTTGACGGGGCTGACGGTCGCGGTCATCGACCTGTCCGAGGTCGCGCGACTGATGGGCCATCCGCTGCCGGTCATCCTGGGCAAGGAGGCCTTCAACGCGCTCGTCGTGGACGTCGACTTCCCCAATCGGCGCGTCGCCTTTCATGAGGCCGCGAGCTTCAAGGCTCCGCCCAAGGCCGTGCGCCTCCCCCTGGTCGAGTCCGCGGGCGGGCAACGCGCGGTGCACCTCTCCATCGAAGGTCGGCCCGCCATTCCGGTCCTATTCGACGTGGGCAACGGCGGCGCGCTCTCGCTCTTCCCCGCGTACTGGCAGAAGGCGGGGCTCCTCGAGGGCCGTCGCAGCTCCAAGACGCTGTCCGGCGCAGTGGGCGGTCTGCTCGAGTGCGATGTGGCGACGCTGAAGCACATCGAATTCGCCGGCATCACCTTGAAGAACGTCCCCACGGTGTTCGACGACGCGGGCAAGAGCATCGCCACCTCGGACCGGCTCCTCGGCAACCTGGGGCTTGGTGTCCTCGCGAGGTTCAGGATGATCACGGACTACGCGGCCGACACGCTGATGCTGGTGCCCGACACCCGCGCCCTGCGTCAACCCTTCCCCAAGGACCGCTCCGGCATCATCGCGTTGCCAACGGATGGAAAGCTTGTCGTGAAGCTGGTGGCGCCCGGGAGCCCGGCCGCTGCCACGGGATGGAAGGAAGGAGAGGAAATCATCGCCGTGGATGGGAAGCCCCTCGGTCCTGACTCCGCGGGCACGGCGCTCTCCCGGTGGCGGTACCGGGCCCATGGACAAACGGTGGTGCTCACCCTGAAGGATGGCAGCAAGCGCCGGCTCACCTTGCGCGACTATTACTGA
- a CDS encoding S41 family peptidase, producing the protein MMRNQGLHWGAMLLIGALCLTGSALAQELTQRSPEALHVERREQLVKLWGTVRFRHPSAFSKPADWDAAFVAAMPKVEAARDDAAYAAAVQGMLAALGDPATKVDHEAPPAIGPAPALRGLKTWEKDVLVLDLRNLLGAQARQGLQDLRQTLDADAAKARVVVLDLRMRGLQRYGPPWVLPQVLPHLVGGELRVPGMREVVHVGLKPQNGDSSLYFTEFAVAPDDLIEGTPGKKPSLLVFLVDEGSAIDPAILALQANGKALLVAEGPLDDSAINMQETVALGGGYRALVSVNESVLALSADISRPARARMDGADEGMRQALALAARPPKRKAPTTALLRPAGVWRPEPGYENAPYPSREQRLLAGAKLWTVVRYFFPYTHLMDQPWESRLPGLLQKLEEAPDAKAYALALAEAGTWLQDGHVVMRGHPELQRFFGVGPQIWVTDIDGKAVVLEVRTPEAAPGLAVGDVIEKVNGEPMEARVRRFAPYTSGATPASLRDTVLRRALSGAEGTTSTLTVRGAQGPKDVKLTHQSGWTPPATTQAPYRILEGNIGFVDFRLLEAWQVPEVFEKLKGTRGIVFDLRNYPRGSMWALGPYIDVKGSRPYAQYERPMTGGMREGRQKLSDAVPASETPKYRGRTVTLIDTRTMSQAEHTGLMLEATADTRFLGSATAGTNGDITHAVLPGGIQFTFTGQEVRHGDGRQLQRKGLVPHVKLRPTVAGLQVGRDELLERAIQLLRDTPAP; encoded by the coding sequence ATGATGAGGAATCAGGGACTTCACTGGGGCGCCATGCTGCTCATCGGGGCCCTGTGCCTGACCGGGAGCGCCCTGGCGCAGGAACTGACGCAGCGCTCGCCCGAAGCCCTTCACGTCGAACGCCGGGAGCAGTTGGTGAAGCTGTGGGGAACGGTTCGTTTCCGTCATCCCTCGGCCTTCTCCAAGCCCGCGGACTGGGATGCGGCCTTTGTCGCCGCGATGCCCAAGGTCGAAGCCGCGCGGGATGACGCGGCCTATGCCGCCGCGGTCCAAGGCATGCTCGCGGCCCTGGGCGATCCGGCCACGAAGGTGGACCACGAAGCGCCGCCCGCCATTGGCCCCGCGCCTGCCTTGCGTGGACTCAAGACCTGGGAGAAGGACGTCCTGGTCCTGGACCTGCGGAACCTCTTGGGAGCGCAAGCACGCCAGGGATTGCAGGACCTGCGGCAGACGCTCGACGCGGACGCCGCCAAGGCCCGCGTGGTGGTCCTGGACCTTCGCATGCGAGGCCTCCAGCGTTACGGACCGCCGTGGGTGCTGCCGCAAGTGCTGCCGCACCTCGTCGGCGGCGAGCTGCGCGTGCCGGGTATGCGCGAGGTCGTCCACGTTGGCCTGAAGCCGCAGAATGGCGACTCCAGCCTCTACTTCACCGAGTTCGCCGTCGCCCCGGATGACCTCATCGAGGGCACGCCGGGCAAGAAGCCCTCGCTGCTCGTCTTCCTGGTCGATGAGGGCTCCGCCATCGACCCCGCCATCCTCGCGCTGCAAGCCAACGGCAAGGCGCTGCTCGTGGCGGAGGGGCCTCTCGATGACTCGGCCATCAACATGCAGGAGACCGTGGCGCTCGGCGGCGGTTACCGCGCACTGGTCAGCGTGAATGAATCCGTGTTGGCGCTGTCGGCGGACATCTCGCGGCCCGCGCGAGCCCGCATGGACGGCGCCGACGAAGGCATGCGGCAGGCGCTCGCCCTGGCGGCGCGGCCCCCCAAGCGGAAAGCCCCCACCACGGCGTTGCTCCGACCGGCGGGCGTGTGGCGGCCCGAGCCCGGTTACGAGAACGCGCCCTACCCGTCCCGAGAGCAGCGCCTGCTGGCCGGAGCCAAGCTGTGGACGGTGGTGCGCTACTTCTTCCCCTACACGCACCTGATGGACCAACCGTGGGAGTCCCGGCTCCCCGGGCTCCTCCAGAAGCTCGAGGAGGCCCCGGACGCCAAAGCCTACGCGCTCGCGTTGGCGGAAGCGGGAACCTGGCTCCAGGATGGGCACGTCGTCATGCGGGGCCACCCGGAGCTTCAGCGATTCTTCGGCGTCGGTCCGCAGATCTGGGTGACGGACATCGACGGCAAGGCGGTGGTGCTGGAGGTGCGCACGCCGGAAGCCGCGCCTGGACTCGCGGTGGGCGACGTCATCGAGAAGGTCAACGGCGAGCCGATGGAGGCACGGGTGCGGCGGTTCGCGCCGTATACGTCGGGCGCCACGCCCGCATCGCTCCGGGACACCGTGCTGCGCCGGGCGCTCTCGGGGGCCGAGGGCACCACGAGCACGCTCACGGTGCGCGGCGCGCAGGGCCCCAAGGACGTGAAGCTCACCCACCAGTCGGGATGGACACCGCCCGCCACTACGCAAGCGCCGTACCGGATCCTGGAGGGGAACATCGGCTTCGTGGACTTCCGCCTGCTGGAGGCGTGGCAAGTGCCGGAGGTGTTCGAGAAGCTGAAGGGCACGCGCGGCATCGTGTTCGACCTGCGCAACTATCCCCGGGGCAGCATGTGGGCGCTCGGGCCCTACATCGACGTGAAGGGTTCACGTCCCTATGCGCAATACGAGCGCCCGATGACGGGGGGCATGCGCGAAGGCCGACAGAAGCTCAGCGACGCGGTGCCGGCCAGTGAGACGCCCAAATATCGGGGCCGCACGGTGACGCTCATCGACACGCGAACCATGAGCCAGGCCGAGCACACGGGCCTGATGCTGGAGGCCACGGCGGATACGCGCTTCCTGGGGAGTGCGACGGCAGGCACCAACGGTGACATCACGCATGCCGTGCTTCCCGGCGGCATCCAATTCACGTTCACCGGGCAGGAGGTGCGCCACGGTGATGGTCGACAGCTTCAACGCAAGGGGCTCGTGCCGCACGTGAAGCTGCGGCCCACCGTCGCGGGACTCCAAGTCGGCCGCGATGAACTCCTGGAGCGGGCCATTCAACTGCTGCGCGACACACCGGCGCCGTAG
- a CDS encoding P1 family peptidase: protein MVQIPEENGPRVRARALGLPLGRFKPGKWNAITDVEGVLVGHSTLIRGDGPLRPGHGPVRTGVTAILPNQGNIFMDRMNGGGFVLNGAGEVSGMTQLMEWGLIETPILLTNTMAVGAVSDGVARYLVDRYPGIGDEHDVIIPVVGECDDSWLNDISGRHVREEHVNEAIRNAASGPVAEGNVGGGTGMVTCDFKGGIGTASRKLPEVLGGYTLGVLVMSNFGKMHNLRVGGLPVGEILAEKFKGTPTRGKTYGSIIAVVATDAPLLSHQINRLCKRVALGIGRVGSYAAHGSGEIVVGFSTANIIPRRTQKMVYKLKILLDQRLDPLYEAVMEATEEAILNAMCMATSMTGANGNHCPALPLGEVRRCLDAFKPIFASVKKRPQQSSAPAARERPTDEDREGEVTVSTARPTQVRGAEGIPYPTRPAPDDPDAPGGPEGSSSGSPSGSDS from the coding sequence ATGGTGCAAATCCCCGAGGAGAACGGACCGCGCGTCCGGGCCCGTGCGCTGGGCCTGCCGCTGGGGCGCTTCAAGCCCGGCAAGTGGAACGCCATCACGGACGTGGAAGGCGTCCTGGTGGGCCACAGCACGTTGATACGGGGCGACGGCCCCTTGAGGCCGGGGCACGGCCCCGTGCGCACGGGCGTCACCGCCATCCTCCCCAACCAGGGGAACATCTTCATGGACCGGATGAACGGCGGCGGCTTCGTGCTCAACGGCGCCGGCGAGGTCTCCGGCATGACGCAGCTCATGGAGTGGGGCCTCATCGAGACGCCCATCCTGCTCACCAACACCATGGCGGTGGGCGCGGTGTCGGACGGCGTGGCGCGCTACCTGGTGGACCGCTACCCCGGCATCGGCGACGAGCACGACGTCATCATTCCCGTGGTGGGGGAGTGTGACGACTCGTGGCTGAACGACATCTCCGGCCGCCACGTGCGGGAGGAGCATGTCAACGAGGCCATCCGCAACGCCGCCAGCGGCCCGGTGGCCGAGGGGAACGTGGGCGGCGGCACCGGCATGGTGACGTGCGACTTCAAGGGCGGCATTGGCACGGCGTCACGCAAGCTGCCGGAGGTGCTCGGGGGCTACACCCTGGGCGTCCTGGTGATGTCCAACTTCGGGAAGATGCACAACCTGCGGGTGGGCGGCCTGCCGGTGGGTGAAATCCTCGCGGAGAAGTTCAAGGGCACGCCCACGCGCGGCAAGACGTACGGCTCCATCATCGCGGTGGTGGCCACGGACGCGCCGCTGTTGAGCCATCAAATCAACCGCCTCTGCAAGCGCGTGGCGCTGGGCATTGGCCGGGTGGGCAGCTACGCGGCGCACGGCTCGGGCGAGATTGTCGTGGGGTTCTCCACGGCCAACATCATCCCCCGGCGCACGCAGAAGATGGTCTACAAGCTGAAAATCCTCCTGGATCAGCGCCTGGACCCCCTCTACGAGGCCGTCATGGAGGCCACCGAGGAGGCCATCCTCAACGCCATGTGCATGGCCACGTCCATGACGGGGGCCAACGGGAATCACTGCCCGGCGCTGCCCCTGGGCGAGGTCCGGCGGTGCCTGGACGCCTTCAAGCCCATCTTCGCCTCGGTGAAGAAGCGCCCCCAGCAGTCCAGCGCCCCGGCGGCCCGGGAGAGGCCCACCGACGAGGACCGGGAGGGGGAGGTGACGGTTTCCACCGCCCGCCCGACCCAGGTCCGGGGGGCCGAGGGCATCCCGTACCCCACCCGTCCGGCACCCGACGACCCCGATGCGCCAGGGGGGCCCGAGGGTTCCTCTTCCGGGAGCCCGTCGGGTTCTGATAGTTAG
- a CDS encoding D-alanine--D-alanine ligase family protein, producing MRIALTHNLRLSDLEEEAEFDTQETVNALAAAIERIGHRLERFEVSGPASRTVARLEAYSPDLIFNTAEGRRGRFREAFYPALFDELGFPYTGSDAYALAVTLDKQLTKLVLSKQGIRTPGWQYVEKLSELAVDNLRFPVIVKPNFEGSSKGITQDSIAETLDEVRLKVASALEKYPSGVLVEEYISGRDLAVPFLESVDNDYDGVLTPVEYVIDPVVTAGRKYAIYDYALKTSREGAVSVRAPAQISPRMAEDIRRMAQKVYQALDCRDLGRIDIRLSDAGVPYFLEINALPSLEPGAGIYAAAELDGLHLDGVMNAIITSAAKRYKIKDSSRRQGKPARKSGPLRVGFSFNVKRVKPTATAETVEDSEAEYDSPNTLQAIREAIASWGHEVIDLEATAELPSVLSSTPLDLVFNIAEGFKGRNRESQVPALLELLDIPYTGSDPATLSIALDKGLAKKIVRQAGILTPNFQLMVTGKERLNKEFTSFPLIVKPVAEGSSKGVVTKSVCYSEAELREVVREIAGKYQQPALIEEYIRGREFTVGLLGERRPRVLPPMEIVFLDREDKNPVYSFQHKLDWTDRIRYDAPAKLEPALLERLRTAARNSFMALGCRDVARIDFRMDDKGRIYFIECNPLPGLTPGWSDLVLIAQGAGMDYRGLIGEIMAPAIRRYKEREARRAASEHPASVLRKSVHLDEGTPTSAQPVQAPGAASGEAVPRPDAKA from the coding sequence GTGCGCATCGCGCTGACCCACAACCTCAGGTTGTCTGATTTGGAAGAAGAGGCGGAGTTCGACACCCAGGAGACGGTCAACGCGCTCGCAGCGGCCATCGAGCGCATTGGTCACCGCCTGGAGCGCTTCGAGGTCAGCGGTCCGGCCTCGCGCACCGTGGCGCGCCTGGAGGCGTACAGCCCGGACCTCATCTTCAACACCGCGGAAGGACGCCGGGGCCGCTTCCGCGAGGCCTTCTACCCCGCGCTCTTCGACGAGCTGGGCTTTCCGTACACGGGCTCGGACGCGTACGCGTTGGCCGTCACGCTCGACAAGCAGCTCACCAAGCTGGTGCTGTCCAAGCAGGGCATCCGCACGCCCGGCTGGCAGTACGTGGAGAAGCTGAGCGAGCTGGCGGTGGACAACCTGCGCTTCCCCGTCATCGTGAAGCCGAACTTCGAGGGCTCGTCCAAGGGCATCACCCAGGACTCCATCGCGGAGACGCTGGACGAGGTGCGCCTCAAGGTGGCCTCCGCGCTGGAGAAGTATCCGTCCGGCGTGCTGGTGGAGGAGTACATCTCCGGTCGCGACCTCGCCGTGCCGTTCCTGGAGTCGGTGGACAATGACTACGACGGCGTCCTCACGCCGGTGGAGTACGTCATCGACCCGGTCGTCACCGCGGGCCGCAAGTACGCCATCTACGACTACGCCCTGAAGACGTCCCGCGAGGGCGCGGTCAGCGTGCGTGCCCCGGCGCAGATTTCGCCCCGCATGGCGGAGGACATCCGGCGGATGGCGCAGAAGGTGTATCAGGCGCTCGACTGCCGCGACCTGGGCCGCATCGACATCCGCCTCAGCGACGCGGGCGTGCCGTACTTCCTGGAGATCAACGCGCTGCCCAGCCTGGAGCCGGGCGCGGGCATCTACGCGGCGGCGGAGCTGGACGGGCTGCACCTGGACGGCGTGATGAACGCCATCATCACCAGCGCGGCCAAGCGGTACAAAATCAAGGACTCGTCGCGCCGCCAGGGCAAGCCGGCGCGCAAGAGCGGTCCGCTGCGCGTGGGCTTCAGCTTCAACGTCAAGCGCGTGAAGCCCACGGCCACGGCGGAGACGGTGGAGGACAGCGAGGCCGAGTACGACTCGCCCAACACGCTCCAGGCCATCCGCGAGGCGATTGCGTCGTGGGGCCACGAGGTCATCGACCTGGAGGCCACCGCCGAGCTGCCCTCGGTGCTGTCGAGCACGCCGTTGGATCTGGTGTTCAACATCGCGGAGGGCTTCAAGGGCCGCAACCGCGAGAGCCAGGTGCCCGCGCTGCTGGAGCTGCTGGACATCCCGTACACGGGCTCGGATCCGGCGACGCTGTCCATCGCCCTGGACAAGGGCCTGGCGAAGAAGATCGTCCGTCAGGCCGGCATCCTCACGCCCAACTTCCAGTTGATGGTGACGGGCAAGGAGCGCCTCAACAAGGAGTTCACCTCCTTCCCGCTCATCGTGAAGCCGGTGGCGGAGGGCAGCTCCAAGGGCGTCGTCACCAAGAGCGTCTGCTACAGCGAGGCGGAGCTGCGCGAGGTGGTGCGGGAGATTGCCGGCAAGTACCAGCAGCCCGCGCTCATCGAGGAGTACATCCGCGGCCGCGAGTTCACCGTGGGCCTGCTGGGCGAGCGGCGTCCGCGCGTCCTGCCGCCCATGGAGATTGTCTTCCTGGACCGGGAGGACAAGAACCCCGTCTACAGCTTCCAGCACAAGCTCGATTGGACGGACCGTATCCGCTACGACGCGCCGGCCAAGCTGGAGCCCGCGCTGCTGGAGCGCTTGCGCACGGCGGCCCGCAACTCGTTCATGGCGCTGGGATGCCGCGACGTCGCGCGCATCGACTTCCGCATGGATGACAAGGGGCGCATCTACTTCATCGAGTGCAACCCGCTGCCGGGCCTGACGCCGGGCTGGAGCGACCTGGTGCTCATCGCCCAGGGCGCCGGCATGGACTACCGGGGCCTCATTGGCGAAATCATGGCGCCCGCCATCCGCCGCTACAAAGAGCGGGAGGCGCGGCGGGCCGCCAGCGAGCACCCCGCGTCCGTGCTGCGCAAGAGCGTGCACCTGGATGAGGGGACGCCCACGTCCGCCCAGCCCGTGCAGGCGCCCGGCGCCGCCTCCGGAGAGGCCGTGCCGCGCCCGGACGCGAAGGCCTGA
- the hemB gene encoding porphobilinogen synthase translates to MAYPIHRPRRLRRHAALRDMVRETRLDPGDFIYPLFVVEGRDVRRPISSMPGIFNLSLEHVVAEARQAKALGVPAVLLFGIPNHKDARGTQAYADDGIVQRAIREIKAAEPDLQVVVDVCLCEFTDHGHCGVLEGGHVVNDATLPLLAKMAVSCAKAGADIIAPSDMMDGRVAAIRGALDETGFGELPIMAYSAKFASGYYGPFREAAQNTPSSGDRRGYQMDPGNLREALKEVALDVEEGADLVMVKPALAYLDVIRAVRERWDVPVVAYNVSGEYSMLKAAGLNGWIDYERVMLETLTSMKRAGSDLIITYHALEAAKLL, encoded by the coding sequence ATGGCCTATCCCATCCACCGCCCCCGCCGCCTCCGTCGTCACGCCGCCTTGCGAGACATGGTGCGTGAGACGCGCCTCGACCCGGGCGACTTCATCTACCCCCTCTTCGTCGTGGAAGGACGGGACGTGCGCCGTCCCATCTCCTCCATGCCGGGCATCTTCAACCTGTCGCTGGAGCATGTCGTCGCCGAGGCCCGTCAGGCCAAGGCGCTGGGCGTGCCCGCCGTCCTGCTGTTCGGCATCCCGAACCACAAGGACGCGCGCGGCACCCAGGCGTACGCCGACGACGGAATCGTCCAGCGGGCCATCCGTGAAATCAAGGCGGCCGAGCCCGACCTTCAGGTCGTCGTGGACGTGTGCCTCTGCGAGTTCACGGACCACGGCCACTGCGGCGTGCTGGAGGGAGGCCACGTCGTCAACGACGCCACGCTGCCCCTGCTGGCGAAGATGGCGGTGAGCTGCGCGAAGGCGGGCGCGGACATCATCGCGCCGTCGGACATGATGGACGGGCGCGTGGCCGCCATCCGCGGCGCGCTGGACGAGACGGGCTTCGGCGAGCTGCCCATCATGGCGTACTCGGCGAAGTTCGCGTCCGGCTACTACGGCCCGTTCCGCGAAGCCGCCCAGAACACGCCGTCCTCCGGCGACCGCCGGGGCTACCAGATGGACCCCGGCAACCTCCGCGAGGCCCTCAAGGAAGTGGCGCTGGACGTGGAGGAGGGCGCGGACCTGGTCATGGTGAAGCCGGCGCTGGCCTACCTGGATGTCATCCGGGCCGTCCGCGAGCGGTGGGACGTGCCCGTCGTCGCCTACAACGTGTCCGGCGAGTACTCGATGCTCAAAGCAGCGGGCCTGAACGGCTGGATTGATTACGAGCGGGTGATGCTGGAGACGCTGACGTCCATGAAGCGGGCCGGCTCCGACCTCATCATCACCTACCATGCCCTGGAGGCGGCGAAGCTCCTGTAG
- a CDS encoding RDD family protein: MSTARSRVWMASARNGGRVLRLVSEDAKPTSPYPKASLLLRGGARLVDVAVAWGLYVVCGAAGAVVALLFLLLADGMIQGQSVGKRIFGVKVVHLPTRSAARHRDSTLRNAPLALIVLLGMMPAPLGPVAAAAGLLVIGGVEAWRVLRDPLGWRLGDTWAQTQVVDGKVVAGVTVAARTPVAHERAPGRLMSAAKVRRGRSTFRKRRGYPCASR; this comes from the coding sequence GTGAGCACCGCGCGAAGCCGGGTGTGGATGGCGTCGGCCCGCAACGGCGGCCGCGTCCTCCGGCTGGTGTCCGAGGACGCCAAGCCCACCTCGCCGTATCCGAAGGCGTCGCTGCTGCTGCGCGGTGGCGCGCGGCTGGTGGACGTGGCGGTGGCCTGGGGGCTGTACGTGGTGTGCGGCGCGGCGGGCGCGGTGGTGGCGCTGCTGTTCCTGCTTTTGGCGGACGGGATGATTCAGGGCCAGAGCGTGGGCAAGCGCATCTTCGGTGTGAAGGTGGTGCACCTGCCCACGCGGTCGGCGGCGCGGCACCGCGACAGCACCCTGCGCAACGCGCCGCTGGCGCTCATCGTGCTGCTGGGAATGATGCCCGCGCCGCTGGGCCCGGTGGCGGCCGCGGCGGGGTTGCTCGTCATTGGCGGCGTGGAAGCGTGGCGCGTGCTGAGGGACCCGCTGGGCTGGCGGCTGGGCGACACCTGGGCCCAGACGCAGGTGGTCGACGGGAAGGTTGTCGCGGGCGTAACCGTTGCAGCCCGCACGCCGGTCGCGCACGAGCGCGCCCCCGGCAGGCTCATGTCCGCGGCGAAGGTGCGCCGGGGACGCTCGACGTTCAGGAAGCGAAGGGGGTACCCGTGCGCATCGCGCTGA
- a CDS encoding TrmB family transcriptional regulator has translation MNADEGLVALGFTEVEARVYCELLKGAPATGYRLAQALGKAPPSIYQALASLEHKGAVLVEEEEPRAFRPVPPDEVLTALQRGFELRRREAADALRKLHAPVQDDRIYHLKSVAQVMERARAMIAGAAERLLFDLFPPPFEHLAPALTDASARNVAVAGLVYDETPKAPFDCVRSADADFVRERWPGAQLTLVADAREFLVALLTPDGTGVRQAIWSDSVYLACLQHSGLSAEVRLNAPQSARARLSRSFSLIGSSPPGLRQLVGLPASPSKRGVLS, from the coding sequence ATGAACGCGGATGAAGGGCTCGTGGCCCTGGGGTTCACGGAAGTCGAAGCGCGGGTGTACTGCGAGCTGCTCAAGGGTGCGCCGGCGACCGGGTATCGCCTCGCGCAGGCGTTGGGAAAGGCGCCCCCGAGCATCTACCAGGCGCTCGCCTCGCTCGAACACAAGGGCGCCGTCCTCGTCGAGGAGGAAGAGCCGCGCGCCTTCCGGCCCGTGCCTCCGGACGAAGTGCTCACGGCGCTCCAGCGTGGCTTCGAGCTTCGCAGGCGCGAGGCCGCGGACGCGCTGCGCAAACTCCACGCCCCGGTGCAGGACGACCGCATCTATCACCTCAAGAGCGTCGCCCAGGTGATGGAGCGCGCGCGGGCGATGATTGCCGGCGCCGCCGAGCGGCTGCTGTTCGACCTCTTCCCTCCCCCCTTTGAACACCTCGCCCCGGCCCTCACCGACGCGAGCGCTCGGAACGTGGCTGTCGCGGGGCTCGTCTACGACGAGACGCCCAAGGCGCCCTTCGACTGTGTGCGCTCGGCGGACGCGGACTTCGTGCGGGAGCGCTGGCCCGGCGCGCAGCTCACGCTCGTGGCCGATGCCCGCGAGTTCCTGGTGGCCCTGCTGACACCGGATGGCACGGGTGTCCGGCAGGCCATCTGGAGCGACAGCGTCTACCTCGCCTGCCTGCAACACAGCGGTTTGTCCGCGGAGGTCCGGCTGAACGCCCCGCAGTCCGCGCGGGCACGGCTGTCGCGGTCCTTCTCGCTCATCGGCTCGAGCCCGCCCGGCTTGCGCCAACTGGTGGGCCTGCCCGCATCCCCCTCCAAGCGCGGAGTGCTCTCGTGA